One Malaclemys terrapin pileata isolate rMalTer1 chromosome 21, rMalTer1.hap1, whole genome shotgun sequence DNA window includes the following coding sequences:
- the LOC128827513 gene encoding scale keratin-like, which produces MSYCPPQDCIPDICPRPYIDVCNEPCISSCGDSTAVVFAPPVVVRFPGPTMATCPQDSFVGSSLPNMPIRAGGSYGSGGGLSGSITSRGSYGGGFGGGYSGGYGGGSSIVYGGGAGGGYGGGAGGGYGAGYGGSYGCGGSRGYIRKSYRSISGGGYSGFNRGNCGPC; this is translated from the coding sequence ATGTCTTACTGCCCACCCCAGGACTGTATTCCCGATATATGCCCACGTCCATACATTGATGTCTGCAACGAGCCGTGTATCTCATCATGTGGAGATTCGACTGCAGTGGTCTTTGCGCCACCAGTTGTTGTGAGATTCCCGGGACCAACTATGGCTACATGTCCTCAAGACAGCTTCGTAGGAAGCTCCTTACCAAATATGCCAATTAGAGCTGGGGGCTCATATGGTTCCGGTGGAGGTCTCAGTGGCTCAATCACTTCTAGGGGTAGTTACGGTGGTGGTTTTGGAGGAGGTTACAGTGGAGGCTATGGGGGAGGTAGCAGTATTGTTTatgggggtggagccgggggtgGTTATGgcggaggagctgggggtggttATGGGGCTGGTTATGGAGGCTCATATGGTTGTGGGGGCTCACGTGGTTATATCAGGAAGTCATATCGTAGCATTTCTGGGGGAGGATATTCTGGATTCAACCGTGGGAACTGTGGGCCATGTTAA